A stretch of Garra rufa chromosome 11, GarRuf1.0, whole genome shotgun sequence DNA encodes these proteins:
- the siah1 gene encoding E3 ubiquitin-protein ligase Siah1 isoform X1 yields the protein MSATIRLQPVYSWKGVLKLFSCIAARTASKPKEVHTFQGKKKDVLGNHMDEEMSRQTATALPTGTSKCPPSQRVPTLSGTTASNSDLASLFECPVCFDYVLPPILQCQSGHLVCSNCRPKLTCCPTCRGPLGSIRNLAMEKVANSVLFPCKYASSGCEVTLPHTDKAEHEELCEFRPYSCPCPGASCKWQGSLDAVMPHLLHQHKSITTLQGEDIVFLATDINLPGAVDWVMMQSCFGFHFMLVLEKQEKYDGHQQFFAIVQLIGTRKQAENFAYRLELNGHRRRLTWEATPRSIHEGIATAIMNSDCLVFDTSIAQLFAENGNLGINVTISMC from the exons ATGTCGGCTACTATTAGACTACAGCCTGTGTACTCATGGAAGGGGGTGCTCAAGCTCTTCTCTTGCATAGCGGCCAGAACTGCTAGTAAACCGAAAG AGGTCCACACATTTCAAGGAAAGAAGAAAGACGTACTTGGGAATCATATGGACGAAG AAATGAGTCGCCAGACTGCCACAGCGCTGCCCACAGGAACCTCTAAGTGTCCCCCTTCTCAGCGCGTCCCCACCTTGTCGGGCACCACTGCATCCAACAGTGACCTCGCCAGCCTGTTCGAGTGTCCCGTCTGTTTTGACTATGTGCTGCCGCCCATCCTGCAGTGCCAGAGCGGCCATTTGGTTTGTAGCAACTGCCGGCCCAAACTCACCTGCTGCCCCACCTGCAGAGGCCCGCTCGGTTCGATCCGCAATTTGGCTATGGAGAAAGTGGCCAACTCAGTGCTTTTCCCCTGCAAGTATGCCTCATCGGGCTGTGAAGTCACCCTACCGCACACAGACAAGGCTGAACACGAGGAGCTTTGTGAATTCCGGCCATACTCTTGCCCCTGTCCCGGCGCCTCCTGCAAGTGGCAGGGATCTCTCGACGCCGTCATGCCCCACTTGCTGCACCAGCACAAGTCCATAACCACGCTACAGGGTGAGGATATTGTCTTCTTGGCCACAGATATCAACTTGCCtggggcagtggactgggtcatGATGCAGTCGTGCTTTGGCTTCCATTTTATGCTCGTGCTGGAGAAGCAGGAAAAATACGACGGCCACCAGCAGTTCTTCGCCATCGTGCAGCTGATCGGCACGCGAAAACAGGCGGAAAACTTCGCCTACCGGCTGGAGTTGAACGGCCACCGGCGGCGACTCACCTGGGAGGCGACGCCACGCTCCATCCACGAGGGCATCGCCACCGCCATCATGAACAGTGACTGCCTTGTGTTTGACACCTCTATTGCTCAGCTGTTCGCAGAGAATGGCAACCTGGGCATCAACGTCACCATATCCATGTGCTGA
- the siah1 gene encoding E3 ubiquitin-protein ligase Siah1 isoform X2 gives MDEEMSRQTATALPTGTSKCPPSQRVPTLSGTTASNSDLASLFECPVCFDYVLPPILQCQSGHLVCSNCRPKLTCCPTCRGPLGSIRNLAMEKVANSVLFPCKYASSGCEVTLPHTDKAEHEELCEFRPYSCPCPGASCKWQGSLDAVMPHLLHQHKSITTLQGEDIVFLATDINLPGAVDWVMMQSCFGFHFMLVLEKQEKYDGHQQFFAIVQLIGTRKQAENFAYRLELNGHRRRLTWEATPRSIHEGIATAIMNSDCLVFDTSIAQLFAENGNLGINVTISMC, from the exons ATGGACGAAG AAATGAGTCGCCAGACTGCCACAGCGCTGCCCACAGGAACCTCTAAGTGTCCCCCTTCTCAGCGCGTCCCCACCTTGTCGGGCACCACTGCATCCAACAGTGACCTCGCCAGCCTGTTCGAGTGTCCCGTCTGTTTTGACTATGTGCTGCCGCCCATCCTGCAGTGCCAGAGCGGCCATTTGGTTTGTAGCAACTGCCGGCCCAAACTCACCTGCTGCCCCACCTGCAGAGGCCCGCTCGGTTCGATCCGCAATTTGGCTATGGAGAAAGTGGCCAACTCAGTGCTTTTCCCCTGCAAGTATGCCTCATCGGGCTGTGAAGTCACCCTACCGCACACAGACAAGGCTGAACACGAGGAGCTTTGTGAATTCCGGCCATACTCTTGCCCCTGTCCCGGCGCCTCCTGCAAGTGGCAGGGATCTCTCGACGCCGTCATGCCCCACTTGCTGCACCAGCACAAGTCCATAACCACGCTACAGGGTGAGGATATTGTCTTCTTGGCCACAGATATCAACTTGCCtggggcagtggactgggtcatGATGCAGTCGTGCTTTGGCTTCCATTTTATGCTCGTGCTGGAGAAGCAGGAAAAATACGACGGCCACCAGCAGTTCTTCGCCATCGTGCAGCTGATCGGCACGCGAAAACAGGCGGAAAACTTCGCCTACCGGCTGGAGTTGAACGGCCACCGGCGGCGACTCACCTGGGAGGCGACGCCACGCTCCATCCACGAGGGCATCGCCACCGCCATCATGAACAGTGACTGCCTTGTGTTTGACACCTCTATTGCTCAGCTGTTCGCAGAGAATGGCAACCTGGGCATCAACGTCACCATATCCATGTGCTGA